A window of the Streptomyces finlayi genome harbors these coding sequences:
- a CDS encoding pyridoxamine 5'-phosphate oxidase family protein: protein MALTREEREEFLAEPHVAALAVATQDSDRAPLSVPIWYQYAPGGDIWVMTGRTSRKAELIGAAGRFSLLVDRVEPTIRYVSVEGPVTETRAATRGDLEEVSARYLPAEKVAGYVDFAWENHGEQVVIRMRPQRWVSSDLGQV from the coding sequence GTGGCACTCACCCGTGAAGAGCGCGAAGAATTCCTCGCCGAACCCCATGTGGCGGCCCTGGCCGTGGCCACGCAGGACAGCGACAGGGCTCCGCTCAGCGTGCCGATCTGGTACCAGTACGCGCCGGGTGGCGACATCTGGGTCATGACAGGGCGTACCTCGCGCAAGGCCGAACTCATCGGTGCGGCAGGCCGGTTCTCGCTGCTCGTCGACCGGGTGGAGCCGACGATCCGTTACGTGTCCGTCGAGGGGCCCGTCACCGAGACCCGCGCCGCGACGCGCGGCGATCTGGAAGAGGTGTCGGCACGCTACCTGCCCGCCGAAAAGGTCGCCGGCTACGTCGACTTCGCCTGGGAGAACCATGGCGAGCAGGTGGTCATCCGCATGCGGCCCCAGCGCTGGGTCAGTTCGGACCTCGGCCAGGTCTGA
- a CDS encoding glycoside hydrolase family 16 protein gives MDSPHLSRRLLVSLVSVLALASLSTGLAQGAPPPVKEPAAPTAAAAAVTFSDEFDGPAGAAADGGKWQTETGDNVANHERQFYTAGNRNAALDGQGHLVITARRENPSNYQCWYGRCEYTSARLNTAGRFTTTYGRVEARMKIPRGQGIWPAFWMLGNDIGQVGWPNSGEIDIMENVGFEPSTVHGTLHGPGYSGSGGIGAGYTLPGGQAFADAFHTFSVDWSPNAITWSVDGTVYQRRTPADLGGRQWVFDKPFFLILNLAVGGYWPGDPDGSTVLPQQLLVDYVRVSTDTAQPGGGGPITGIGGKCVDVAGADSANGTAVQLYDCNGTAAQKWSVGGDGTIRALGKCLDVASGGTADGTRTQLWECNGSAAQQWAVPAARDIVNPQADKCLDATGGSSANGTRLQIWTCTGAAAQKWTVTR, from the coding sequence ATGGATTCCCCGCACCTATCCCGGCGTCTGCTGGTGTCGCTCGTCTCGGTCCTCGCCCTCGCATCACTGTCCACCGGGCTGGCACAGGGTGCGCCGCCGCCCGTCAAGGAGCCCGCCGCGCCTACCGCCGCGGCGGCCGCCGTCACCTTCTCCGACGAGTTCGACGGTCCCGCGGGCGCCGCCGCCGATGGTGGGAAGTGGCAGACCGAGACCGGCGACAACGTTGCCAACCATGAGCGGCAGTTCTACACCGCGGGCAACCGCAACGCCGCACTGGACGGACAGGGTCATCTGGTCATCACCGCACGCCGGGAGAACCCAAGCAACTACCAGTGCTGGTACGGCCGTTGTGAGTACACCTCCGCCCGGCTGAACACGGCCGGCAGGTTCACCACGACATACGGCCGTGTCGAGGCCCGGATGAAGATCCCGCGCGGGCAGGGCATCTGGCCGGCGTTCTGGATGCTGGGCAACGACATCGGGCAGGTGGGCTGGCCGAACTCGGGCGAGATCGACATCATGGAGAACGTGGGCTTCGAGCCTTCCACCGTCCACGGCACGCTTCACGGTCCCGGCTACTCCGGATCGGGCGGCATCGGCGCCGGCTACACCCTGCCCGGCGGCCAGGCCTTCGCCGACGCCTTCCACACCTTCAGCGTCGACTGGAGCCCGAACGCGATCACCTGGTCCGTGGACGGCACCGTCTACCAGCGGCGTACCCCCGCCGACCTGGGCGGGCGCCAATGGGTCTTCGACAAGCCGTTCTTCCTGATCCTCAACCTCGCAGTGGGCGGCTACTGGCCCGGTGACCCCGACGGCAGCACGGTCCTTCCCCAGCAGCTCCTGGTCGACTACGTCAGGGTGAGCACCGATACCGCCCAGCCGGGCGGCGGCGGTCCCATCACCGGCATCGGCGGCAAGTGCGTGGACGTGGCCGGCGCCGACAGCGCCAACGGCACAGCCGTGCAGCTCTACGACTGCAACGGCACCGCCGCACAGAAGTGGAGTGTCGGCGGCGACGGCACGATCCGGGCGCTCGGCAAGTGCCTGGACGTGGCGTCGGGCGGCACGGCCGACGGGACACGCACCCAGTTGTGGGAATGCAACGGGAGCGCCGCCCAGCAGTGGGCCGTGCCCGCGGCCCGAGACATCGTCAACCCTCAGGCCGACAAGTGCCTCGACGCCACCGGCGGCAGCTCCGCCAACGGCACCCGGCTCCAGATCTGGACCTGCACCGGTGCCGCGGCACAGAAGTGGACGGTGACCCGATGA
- a CDS encoding glycosyltransferase family 39 protein, translating to MTTAPCGDSRGRGGAVFLVPAATTLLACLWGIGGRSMWRDEHATWWAASLPPADLLRLVRNVDLALAPYYAFMHVWSSVFGVSPPALRMPSALAMAAAAGLVGVIGRRTVGTLGGGLTAGLLFALTPTVVRYGQEARPYAFAVLAVLLSVLALLRALESPRPRRWALYAVTLPLIGWSHLVALAVAAAHGAAVLSSRRQGRPVTRGWIAAVTCGLAATLPLVLLARTQAGQIGWNTTAWNDIAAMPHMLVRFPALTAVVFGGAAFALATTRRGTHVTLLAVWAVAPFLLTLLTAPWLHLFLDRYLLFTLPAWILLAVVGIRGAAARLGAARPRAARWCVAVPAALLVLLASSAREHTTRNTPREPDYRAAAQAVLEAQRPGDGIAYTPRRHARRGLDYELRSGPRPKDVFLHTSPREEAGYAAGECPDPRPCAASHRRVWLVSAGNGDPFAALPGEKGSLLRGEFDVVRTLRLLNVRVLLLERPT from the coding sequence ATGACGACCGCACCATGCGGGGATTCACGAGGGCGCGGGGGTGCCGTCTTCCTCGTCCCCGCGGCCACGACCCTGCTCGCCTGCCTGTGGGGCATCGGCGGGCGCAGTATGTGGCGGGACGAGCACGCCACCTGGTGGGCGGCTTCACTGCCCCCGGCCGACCTGTTACGGCTCGTCCGGAACGTGGATCTGGCACTGGCGCCCTACTACGCGTTCATGCATGTCTGGAGCTCGGTCTTCGGGGTCTCGCCCCCGGCTCTCCGGATGCCCTCCGCCCTGGCCATGGCGGCGGCGGCGGGGCTGGTGGGGGTCATCGGCCGCCGAACCGTCGGCACCCTCGGCGGCGGGCTCACCGCAGGGCTCCTCTTCGCGCTCACCCCCACCGTCGTCCGGTACGGCCAGGAGGCCAGGCCCTACGCCTTCGCCGTGCTCGCCGTGCTGCTCTCGGTACTGGCACTGCTGCGGGCCCTGGAATCGCCGCGGCCCCGCCGCTGGGCGCTGTACGCGGTGACGCTTCCCCTCATCGGCTGGTCCCACCTCGTCGCCCTCGCCGTGGCAGCGGCCCACGGGGCCGCCGTCCTGTCCTCGCGGCGTCAGGGGCGGCCCGTGACCCGGGGCTGGATCGCCGCGGTGACGTGCGGTCTCGCGGCCACGCTCCCCCTCGTCCTCCTGGCACGGACCCAGGCGGGCCAGATCGGCTGGAACACCACGGCCTGGAACGACATCGCGGCCATGCCCCACATGCTCGTCCGATTCCCCGCCCTGACGGCCGTCGTGTTCGGCGGCGCGGCCTTCGCGCTCGCCACGACGCGGCGGGGCACGCACGTGACACTCCTTGCCGTCTGGGCCGTCGCCCCGTTCCTGTTGACCCTGCTGACGGCTCCCTGGCTGCACCTCTTCCTCGACCGCTATCTGCTGTTCACCCTCCCCGCCTGGATCCTCCTGGCCGTCGTCGGCATCCGCGGTGCGGCCGCCCGGCTCGGTGCGGCACGGCCACGCGCGGCCCGGTGGTGCGTCGCCGTACCGGCTGCCCTCCTCGTCCTGCTGGCATCGTCCGCGAGGGAGCACACCACACGGAACACGCCACGCGAGCCGGACTACCGTGCCGCCGCCCAGGCGGTACTGGAGGCGCAGCGGCCCGGTGACGGCATCGCGTACACGCCTCGGCGCCACGCGCGCCGAGGCCTCGACTACGAACTCCGCTCGGGCCCCCGCCCAAAGGACGTGTTCCTGCACACGTCCCCGCGGGAGGAGGCGGGTTACGCGGCCGGGGAGTGCCCGGACCCTCGTCCCTGCGCGGCGTCCCACCGGCGCGTCTGGCTCGTTTCCGCAGGGAACGGCGACCCCTTCGCCGCCCTGCCGGGCGAGAAGGGGTCGCTGCTGCGCGGGGAGTTCGACGTCGTACGGACGCTCCGCCTCCTCAATGTGCGTGTGCTGCTCCTGGAGCGGCCGACGTGA
- a CDS encoding phytase, with product MSASALTALAASLMMVTGASAVGSVSVHARVETPAVYDDEAGGNADADDPAVWVDPDNPGRSIVIGTLKEAGLDVYGLDGKRLQHIAAPAAPGEDAAAGRFNNVDIVYGFRLGGTKRDLALVSDRGRDRIRAFVIDPAAVAAGRAPLKDVTAPGVKPVFAASESEVDDQRTSYGLAAFSDDDDAYVVVSQREESRLRLLELQDIGGRVGYTTEDTLDLPGAFTLPDGTDWTPCADPGERPQVEGMAVDQEEHVLYAAQEAVGLWRIELDDEEFETPEVMDRVREYGTPWTYDATEEECVLDTAADPGFGGKNLSADAEGVTVYHAADGAGYVLASSQGDNAFAVYEREGTNDYVGSFTVADGPATDGVQHSDGSTVVNVPLGRSFPKGMLITHDGEAAPADGDREGTNFKFTAWDAVAGAFPEPLTTDTTSFDPRDTD from the coding sequence ATGAGCGCTTCCGCTCTGACAGCACTGGCCGCCTCCCTCATGATGGTCACCGGGGCTTCCGCGGTCGGCTCGGTTTCCGTCCACGCGCGCGTGGAGACGCCCGCCGTGTACGACGACGAGGCCGGCGGCAACGCCGATGCCGACGACCCCGCGGTCTGGGTCGATCCCGACAACCCGGGGCGCAGCATCGTGATCGGGACTCTCAAGGAGGCCGGCCTCGACGTGTACGGCCTCGACGGCAAGAGGCTCCAGCACATCGCCGCTCCGGCGGCCCCGGGCGAGGACGCCGCCGCCGGCCGGTTCAACAACGTCGACATCGTGTACGGCTTCCGGCTGGGCGGCACGAAGCGGGACCTGGCGCTCGTGAGCGACCGGGGCCGCGACCGGATACGCGCCTTCGTGATCGACCCCGCGGCCGTCGCGGCGGGAAGGGCGCCCCTGAAGGACGTGACTGCTCCTGGTGTGAAGCCGGTCTTCGCCGCGAGCGAGTCCGAGGTGGACGACCAGCGCACGTCCTACGGCCTCGCCGCGTTCAGTGACGACGACGACGCCTATGTCGTGGTCTCGCAGCGTGAGGAGAGCCGGCTCAGGCTGCTCGAACTGCAGGACATCGGCGGCCGGGTGGGTTACACGACCGAGGACACCCTGGACCTCCCCGGCGCCTTCACCCTGCCGGACGGCACCGACTGGACGCCGTGCGCGGACCCGGGCGAGCGCCCGCAGGTCGAGGGCATGGCCGTCGACCAGGAGGAGCACGTCCTCTACGCCGCCCAGGAGGCCGTGGGGCTGTGGCGCATCGAGCTCGACGACGAGGAGTTCGAGACTCCCGAGGTGATGGACCGCGTCCGTGAGTACGGCACGCCCTGGACGTACGACGCCACCGAGGAGGAGTGCGTCCTCGACACCGCCGCCGACCCCGGATTCGGCGGGAAGAACCTGAGCGCGGACGCCGAGGGCGTCACCGTCTACCACGCGGCCGACGGCGCCGGCTATGTGCTCGCCTCCAGCCAGGGCGACAACGCCTTCGCCGTGTACGAGCGGGAGGGCACCAACGACTACGTCGGCTCCTTCACCGTCGCCGACGGTCCCGCGACCGACGGTGTGCAGCACTCCGACGGCTCCACCGTCGTCAACGTTCCGCTGGGCCGCTCCTTCCCGAAGGGCATGCTGATCACCCATGACGGCGAGGCCGCTCCGGCGGACGGAGACCGGGAGGGCACCAACTTCAAGTTCACCGCGTGGGATGCCGTCGCCGGTGCGTTCCCTGAGCCGCTGACGACCGACACCACGTCGTTCGACCCTCGCGACACCGACTGA
- a CDS encoding lipase family protein, which yields MSRKSTRSRSTFGIPRPATPHRPRQGPGALRVLAVAVAAAACVGTYAVPASADAAGSDPVVSRGVTIPAFYNPPAELPAVNGALIRSEALPLGLSIPGLDGRPMPGTATRLMYRSTDSGGQPVAVTGAYIEPSAAWKGTGPRPLVAVASGTVGQGDQCAPSLSLQYPLRLTGETLAVGYEALAIYRLLSTGAAVVVTDYVGLGATDRLHTYVNRLDQGHALLDAARAARTVPGASVTADSRVGLYGYSQGGGASASAAELQSSYAPDVKLAGTYAGAPPADLTAVMKGIDGSALAGALAWSVNGFAQADPDLRKVVEASINATGRAALKDASTMCVGDAIFGYGFTKSTRWTTSGMSLGGIIAAEPRAQAALDRQRIGGTKPTGPVRVATGVQDDIVPHDQARQLAVDWCRKGAGVTYDAIELPNLGDKLLTNHLVPLITDQGEAISWLTDRLAGKAVASNCWTMPFQR from the coding sequence GTGAGCCGCAAGAGCACCCGTTCACGTTCCACTTTCGGCATCCCCCGTCCGGCGACCCCCCACCGCCCCCGGCAAGGCCCGGGCGCCCTGCGCGTGCTGGCCGTCGCTGTGGCGGCCGCGGCCTGCGTGGGGACTTACGCCGTACCGGCGTCCGCCGACGCCGCGGGATCGGATCCCGTGGTGTCCAGAGGGGTGACCATTCCCGCCTTCTACAACCCGCCCGCCGAACTGCCCGCGGTCAACGGTGCCTTGATACGGAGCGAGGCGCTGCCGCTCGGACTGTCCATCCCCGGCCTCGACGGGCGCCCGATGCCGGGCACGGCGACCCGGCTGATGTACAGGTCCACGGATTCGGGCGGGCAGCCGGTCGCGGTGACCGGCGCCTACATCGAACCGTCCGCCGCCTGGAAGGGCACCGGGCCGCGCCCGCTGGTTGCGGTGGCCTCGGGCACCGTGGGCCAGGGCGACCAGTGCGCGCCCTCGCTGTCGCTCCAGTACCCGCTGCGGCTGACCGGCGAGACCCTCGCGGTCGGCTACGAGGCACTGGCCATATACCGGCTGCTGTCCACCGGAGCCGCGGTGGTGGTCACCGACTACGTCGGCCTCGGCGCCACGGACCGGCTCCACACCTACGTCAACCGGCTCGACCAGGGACACGCCCTGCTGGACGCGGCGCGCGCCGCGCGCACGGTGCCGGGGGCGTCGGTCACCGCCGACTCGCGCGTCGGCCTGTACGGCTACAGCCAGGGCGGCGGGGCCAGCGCCTCGGCCGCCGAACTGCAGTCCTCGTACGCACCCGACGTCAAGCTCGCGGGTACCTACGCGGGCGCGCCGCCCGCGGACCTGACGGCGGTGATGAAGGGGATCGACGGCAGCGCTCTGGCCGGAGCCCTGGCCTGGTCCGTCAACGGTTTCGCGCAGGCCGATCCCGATCTGCGGAAGGTCGTCGAAGCCAGCATCAACGCCACGGGGCGGGCCGCGCTCAAGGACGCCTCCACCATGTGCGTGGGCGACGCGATCTTCGGTTACGGCTTCACGAAGAGCACCAGGTGGACCACCAGCGGCATGTCACTCGGCGGCATCATCGCCGCGGAGCCGCGGGCGCAGGCTGCGCTCGACCGACAGCGCATCGGCGGCACGAAGCCCACGGGGCCGGTCCGGGTGGCGACCGGCGTCCAGGACGACATCGTTCCGCACGACCAGGCACGCCAACTCGCCGTGGACTGGTGCCGCAAGGGCGCCGGTGTCACCTACGACGCCATCGAGCTCCCCAACCTCGGCGACAAGCTCCTCACCAACCATCTGGTGCCGCTCATCACCGACCAGGGCGAGGCGATCTCCTGGCTGACGGACCGTCTCGCGGGCAAGGCCGTCGCGTCCAACTGCTGGACGATGCCCTTCCAGCGCTGA
- a CDS encoding nitrobindin family protein — protein MSDPVQQYPFPDAFQADEPPAPHPLLAPVLGLLGTWTGQGRGGYPTLDAEFSYAQEVVFSHDGRPFLHYEARAWLLDADDVPLRPSARESGWWRLQPDGHVEALITQPTGIAEISSGRAGAGSVDLVTRQVARTPTAKEVEATRRRYTLTDTDTLDFVHDLAAVGRPLQHHLSARLRRTGGR, from the coding sequence ATGTCCGATCCCGTGCAGCAGTACCCGTTCCCCGACGCCTTCCAGGCGGACGAACCGCCTGCGCCTCACCCGCTGCTCGCACCGGTGCTGGGGCTTCTGGGTACCTGGACCGGACAGGGCCGAGGGGGGTACCCGACGCTCGACGCGGAGTTCTCGTACGCGCAGGAGGTCGTCTTCAGCCACGACGGGCGGCCTTTCCTCCATTACGAGGCGCGGGCCTGGCTGCTCGACGCGGACGACGTGCCGCTGCGGCCCTCGGCCCGGGAGAGCGGCTGGTGGCGTCTGCAGCCCGACGGGCACGTCGAAGCCCTCATCACGCAGCCCACCGGCATCGCGGAGATCTCGTCCGGCCGCGCGGGCGCCGGCTCGGTCGACCTCGTCACCCGGCAGGTGGCCCGCACGCCCACGGCCAAGGAGGTCGAGGCCACGCGGCGCCGCTACACCCTCACGGACACGGACACGCTCGACTTCGTCCACGACCTCGCGGCGGTCGGCCGGCCCCTGCAGCACCATCTCTCGGCGCGGCTCCGGCGCACCGGCGGCAGATGA